Part of the Thermoleophilia bacterium genome, GAGGCAGGGCCACGGCGTCCCCGTGATCCCTCGGGCCACGTCGGCCCGCGCGATCACGGCCACCACCACCCTGACGTCGGCTGGCTTGGGCATCGATGACCACCCGACGCTTGCGGCCACGAGCACCGGCACCAGCGGCAGCACGGATCCCACCGGTGCCACGCGGCGGAAGGGTGCCCGAACGCCCCCGGTCCCCCGGGGCACCGACAGCGGGACTCTCAGGCTCACTCTGTGCGGCCGGGTTCGGCGGGTTCGGCGGGTTCGGCGGGTTCGGCGGGTTCGGCGGGTTCGGCGGGTTCGGCGGGTTCGGCGGGTTCGGCGGGTTCGGCGG contains:
- a CDS encoding exonuclease; the encoded protein is AEPAEPAEPAEPAEPAEPAEPAEPAEPAEPGRTE